The DNA region TGCCACAAATCCGTACACATCCTTGAACGGCTCGAAGTTATTGACCCGCATATCCAACAGCGCCCAGTCCTTCTCGCGGATGATGCGGCGCAGTTGTTCCTCGATCAACCGTCCCGCCGGGAGACCGGAACGAGGATCGGTGAGGCTCTCCCTCTCCGAACGGCGGATGGCTCCCTGCACGCGCAGTTTCAATTCTTCGATATCGAAAGGTTTGGTGATGTAATCATCCGCGCCAAGTTCGAGCCCCTGCAATTTGTCGCTGCGTTCATCCTTCTGCGTCAGGAAGATCACAGGGATGTGACTCGTGCGCATATTGGTGCGCAATGTGCGGCAGACCTCATAACCATCGATATCCGGCAGCATGATGTCCAGCACAATTAAATGCGGGAGCACCTGCTTGGTCTTTTCCAAGGCATCGCGTCCGCGGTTCGCCACATCCACATCATACTGAAGACCCGAGAAATAGATTTTGAGCATGTTGGCGATGTCGGGATCATCTTCCACTACCAAAAGACGAGCGTTACCCATATAAGCCTCCTGCCGCTTTTCCAATTTTCATGTTGAAATTTCGAGCAAACCATATCATTTCAATGCGATCCTTTAATGCGGCTCTTTTCGTTGCACCCGTTTCCCTTTACGGGCATTTCTTCGGATGATTTCGATCTGTTCTTCCGTTACCTCACGCTCGAACGAACGGAACCCGCTCATGCGAAAACCATGTCGTTCCGCAATGGCTGTGATCTCCTGCACGCGCTCGAGCGTAATATCCTTGCCGATGGTGTAATCCTCGAAGCGCCCTTCCAGCGCGAGCGCAATGGTCTCCGCCATGCAGGCATACGCCTTGCCTTCGGGAAAACCGAAATTAAAATGGAAATCCACGGGACCTGGCACATCCACCATGCCGCCGTCAATCACTAATATATCATCTCTCACCGCCGCCACCATTGCAGAAACATCACGAGGGCGCGCCACGTCACAAACCACGCTCCCCGCCTGCAAATGTTCCGGGCGGATGACATCATGGATCGAACTGGTAACGGTCAGGATCAACTGCGCTTCCCGTAAAATATCCATTTTTGTGCCGATGCAAACCTCGCCTCGCGACTTAAGCTGAAGCCTGTCTCGCAGTTCTTCGAGCTTCTTTTCGTCCCGGGCGATGAGCAGAGTCCGGGCTGCCTCACCAGCCAACAGGTCCGCGCAGACGCGCCCAATGGCTCCCGTAGCACCGATAACGGCAACCGTCGCATCCGACATTTTAATGTCCATGACCTTCGCCGCGTCCCGAATGGCTTGCACCGCCATTGCCACGGTGTACGAGTCGCCGGTGGTGACGGGAACGTCCAGCGCGCCGGCAATGGTCACTCCGGCGTCACCGACCACCGAGGTGAACGCGCCCAGACCGAGAATATCCGCACCGAGGCGTTCCGCCATGCGCCCCGTCTGGATAATTTTACGATAGACCGTACGCTCAGGCAACTGCATCATGCGGCGCGGAGTGTATGGACAGGCAATGAACCAGCCTTTAATGACCTTGCCTGTGGCTTGAGATGTAATGCCTTCGATCTCCGAAAGATAGACTGGAGGAAAGAAGGTGGAAAAAAAATCGATCTGCGGTTCTGAAAGTACCTTGCCTAAAAATGGAAACTTGCGGCTTACATCGCGCTTGGGGTCAATGGGGTGAATGATGAAGGCGAAGCTATCCATATGGTGACTGGGCTGAATCGCTTACCATGACTCTGCCTCGGCTTTCTTATCTGGATGATAGGGCGTTTGATGCAGGTGGGCGAGTTTCCAGTTATGGTGGTCGCTCTGGTCGAAGGTGATGTCGCGGTCGATCACACGGCGTTCGGCGGAAGCCGCCAGTACCACATCCGATTCGATGGTGCGCGCCGGGTAGATGATCATGCCCGAGCCGATGCGGCAATTGTGCCCTACGCAACCGCCCAACACCGGGCGATTGGAAGGGCTTAAGTTCCCATGCCCATCTCGTGCGCGGATCGGGATGGGAATCAGGTTGTAATCCGTCCAAGTAGAGCCCGCGCCGATAAAGGTATTCCGCCCGATCACGCACATTTGCAGACAGGTATTCTGCGCCACCATGCTGTTCTCCATGAGGGTGGTCATGAACAGGGCAGTACGGAACGGAAGAAAAGCCCCGTCACCCACCACGGAGAGCATCAATTGGACATCCTGTGAAACATTGACGTTGCTCCCGATGACACAATTCTCAATGACAGCCCCGGCATTGATGGTGACATTATCACCGATGATGGTCGGTCCGTGGATAACGGCGCTGGGATCGATCACACAGCCCTTGCCGATCTTCACCAATTCCGAGCATTCCAGCACCTGCCGCCCTTCATAAATTGCCTTTCCGAGGATCTTTACTTTGAAACCCAGATCTTCATTGAGGCGCTTCTCAAAACGCGCCCCGCGCGCGAACTGACTGAACACCATATCTGCAATGAAAACGTGCACCCAGGTATCGATCGCCATCAGCGCGCGTAAAGGGACCTGGAAGACCAGGTCGCCGCTTTGGTCACCCATATAGGTGGGAACGTGATAATAACCGATCTCACGCGCCTGAAGATCGATGACCAGCGGCTCGGCATCTGCCACAGGTCCGTTCGGGTAATACCACAAGTCCGCCAGATACAAGTCTCCTGCCGGGGTATAGGATGAGGAAAGGGGAAGCGCGTGTTCACGGAAGGCAGGGTCCTCCGCACGAAACGCCGCCCGGACAGGGCGTTTGCGCTTCACGGCTTTTGCCATGAATTCCTTGATGTAATTTTCGTCGAAAAAGAGATTGTCGCGATAGACAATGGTCGGCTCGCGCACCGGCTGAAGGCGGTCTCCCTGCTTCAGTTCCATCTCACGGGTCACGTATGGAGCAAGCAGGTTGCGCTGGTGCAGCCAGAGCGGCGAGTTCTGAATCCGCAAATCACGCGCAGGCTCGCAAAATGGCATGATCGGGGTCTGCGCGTTGAGGATGATCTTGAGCATAGTTGGATTATAAATCAAAGCATGGGAGAAAACGTACCGCAGAGCAAAACAAAATTGTTATTAAAAGCCTAGGAAAGCGGGGTTTTGTACACCAAAATGGTGCAGTTCGAGTCGCCTCGCGCAATACAGGCGGTCTCCTCTACATTAAAGACCTTCCCCCCGCTCAGCCAATACAAGGCTTCCTGCAATAGACCCACCGCCAGATGACAGATCGGTTCATCCGCTTTGCGCTCCCAGCACAGCGGACAACGCTCGATATGCCAAAAAATAGTGTTATCGGTCTCTTCCACCCGCACGCGCTGGTCAGTATGTTTATTAAACAACTCTGCAAACGATCGGGCTCCCACACGCAGTTTTGTAGTCAACGGTAGAAGGCGAAATGCAACTTCTGTCAGACCGAGCATGGAGCCATATTCCTTAAGACCATACTTGAAGCTGGCACGCCCCGTCCGCAGCGCCAATCCCCGCCCCCCTCGCGGGCCGTATGCCTGCTCCAACGTCCCAAGCAGGAGACTCACCTTTTCAAAGGAAAAGGACTTCTCTGCTTTTGACGGCGGGTAGTTCTGAATCAAATCATCCAATTCAGCAAGGTGCAGGATGGCGTCCACCCCGCCTTTGCTGATCACTTCCTCCATGCCAAGCAGGATGATCCTCCCCATTTTCTGCGGATAAAAGAATTCATCATTGTTCATGAGGCTGGGATGTCCTCATCGAGAAATTTTTTTAACTTCAGGGTGAATTCGGTCGGTTCTTCCAGCATCGGAAAATGCCCCGCCCGGGCGAATCGCTCGATCCTGGCGTGCGGCATCCCGTTCAACATGGGCTGCCATTGCATCGGATGGACGATCACATCCTTGTCACCGTAGATACCAAGGGATGGGACTTTGATCTGCGGGAGTACAGGTGTCAGGTCCGTGCGGCGAAGCGAAGCGATGGAGAGCAGGAAAGATTCCACCGTAGTACGGGACAGGTCGCGGTCCATCATATCCGGGAAACGCGGGTCGCTGCAAATCACGCGGGAGTAATAATATTTCATGAATGCGCGGAAGGGTCCCATCATATTGAACAGCATGAAAGCGATGGAACGATACCCAGCGAGTTTGAGCAAAGGTGCCAGGGACGAACCCACTATGGGCGAGCCGACCACTACCACCTTGCTAACACGATCCGGATATTGATGTGCGACCGAAAGACTGACCGTTCCACCCATGCTGTGTCCCACCAGCGGCGCGTGGACGATCCCCAACTGTTCCATGAATTGATTGACCAGGCTGACAAAATCAGAAACAGCATAGGTTTCGCGCTTCTTTCCTGATTCACCGAACCCCCAAAAATCCAGTGCGTAGGTGCGATAGAATGCGCCCAAATATGCCATGGTCTCCTGCCACAGCCCCCATGAGCCAAGCCATCCATGCAAAAGTATGACGGGGCGTCCGCGCCCGTATACTTCGTAATGAACTATTCCCTGATCAGTGGTGATGGAAGACACAGCAACGTTTAACCCGCCCCCTATTTTCCGGATTCCATTTCCTGCAAGATGCTGTATAAAAGTTCCAGCAAAACCTTTTTCACTGTTTTCCGGTCGGTGGCAATGCAGGGAAGCAGTTTTGTATTCTTATCCAAACGGAGGGCATGACGCATGTCCTCGAGTTCCCAGGAATCTTCCATATCCTGCTTGTTTGCAGCAACGACGAATGGCGTGGGCGCATAGGCGCGGAAAGTTTCGAGGATCGAACGCGCCTCGCGGAAGGTTTCCGGGCGGGTGCTGTCCACCATGACGATAAAGCCAAGCATCCCCTCCGAAAGGATCTCCCACATGAAATCAAAACGTTTCTGACCGGGCGTGCCGAAAAGATACAGAACCAAATCATCATCGACCGTGATGCGACCAAAATCCATGGCAACCGTGGTCGCAGATTTGACGTTGCGTTCCTCTTCGGATGAGATCTTACGCTCCGTGGCAACAACATCAATTTCGCTGACAGACTGAATAAACTGCGTCTTGCCTGCGCTGAATGGACCTGTCACTACCATTTTGACCGTTTGCATAATAATTCCTATCCTTTCGACCGTGGGGACATTATAGTTTTCGAATGCGGCCGATTAGTTTATTAATCAATGATTTCTGTTCTTCTTTATCCTGCGTTGGGAACATCTTCGGATTCGGCTGGACAGGGGCATTAGCGGGGCGCACCAACTCCACCAGACCCGCCTGCAAAAGTCCATAGACGATCCTGCGGATCTCCGCTTCGGTCAACTTGTTCGTGCCCGCGATCTGACGCATCGTATTCTTCGGGTCAACGAACTTGACGACCTTCCATTCATCCACGCTTAAATTGACATTGGTGAGTGGACGTTCAGTGAACTTGAGCGCCATATCCAGGCTGGGAATTTCATCCTGCAATTGCTCCAGTTCGCGCAACTGACGCGAACCTTCGATGATGATATTCTCCAGGTCGAGCCGCACATTGATGCGGTCATCGGGAGGAAGCATATCGTTCTCGAAACGGAACACCCCTTCGACCCACGTAAACAAACGGCGTACAACATCCGTAAAATGAGATTGCAAATTCAGCAGGATATCATCCTGCGAAACATAGCCGGCATTGATGAGCAGCAAGCCAAGTTCCTTGTCGGTCATCTGACCAGCGCGGTCTGCGATGGCACGGTATTGATTGGCATTGATCTTGTTCGCCTTATGCAGAACATATGCCAGGCTGCTGTCGTCCTTGCCGATGCGGGCATACGCCAGTTTCCCCTCACGAAAGGAAACGTACGCCTGCTCAGACACCCCATCCACAACCAGCGTTCCCGTCTTGCTCGCAAGGTTTATTAGATTAAGAAGTTGTGTGACCGTAAAATCGCGTAAATTTCCACGCAGAGCCATGTGTCCTCTACCTACCCTCCAAAAGGGATAGTTGGAAAATTATACTTGCAAGGGGATATTGCGTCAATTAACCATCCTTGCACTCTTGTTTGGAAACGGAAACCAGTCAAATCATTTGATTTTCGCATTCACAGTCATTTCAACAACCGCTTCAATTGGCGCATGGCATCCTGCGGATCCTTGAACAGGACTCCCTGCATTCCGACCTGTTGACAGGCTTCAATATTGGCAGGGACATCGTCCACAAAGACCGCCTCATTTGCCTTGACCTGAGCCTGCTCCAACGCAAGACGGTATATCTCCACCCCGGGCTTTGCCGCCTTGACCTCCGCCGAGATGATGACCGTATCGAAGACTGCGAGCAAATCGTTCTTTTCGAGATACGCGCGCATACCGTCCCAGGCATTCGAAATGAGACCCACATGGAATTTCCCGCGCAGGGATCGAATAAAGTCGACAAATTCGCGGTCGATCACATCACCCGCATAGAACTCGGTTTTTATATTTTCGATCTCACCATTCTTGACCTTCAACCTACGCGCAACAGCCCGCCAGTGTTCATCTTCGCCGATCGCGCCAACGGTAGCCTGTGCCGCTGTGCCGTTCGGTCCACCGCCGAAGACAATCTCGTCAATATCCGCATAATCCATGCCAAAGCGTTCGGCAAGACGCTGGCGCGGAGCCTGATGTTCGGTGCGCTGGATGACACCGCCATAATCAAAAAATACTGCCCGAATGGTCATGTCATTTTCCTTTTCTCGTCATAAAAAAAGCCCGCAGGCAAAAACAAACCTGCGGGTTGATCGTTCCATCCAAGTCGTTACTTCTTCTTGTCCTTTGCGGATGTCTTTTTCGCAGGGGACGAGGTCTTGGAAGAAGGGCTTTTCTTCGCAACATCAGATTTCGAAGCGTCGGGCTTCTTCTGTGCGGATGATTTTGCAGTTTCGCCAGCCGTCTTCTTGCCGGAAACCGCTTTGACAGTTTTCTTCACCGTTTTCGCAACAGGCTCGGTTTTCAGGGACGTGGCAGCAGGCGCCGGTTCTTTTGCTGCTGTCTCCGCGGCGGCAGCCTGCTGTTTGGCAGCTTCACGCCAGTTTGGAAAGAAAAGTTCCATGCGCTGGCGGGAGATCGAGTTGGCGCGGCGGCAACGCGGACAATGCGCGTCATAGTGGTTCTGGTTCTTTTCGTTCATGATGACGAGCGCGGACAGCATTTCAACGCGGCTTAGGGTGAACGGAGTCTGGCAATAAAGGCAACGCAGATTCATGGGTCTCTCCTTGGTGTGGAACCGTTTGTTTATTCTGACAGTGATTCTACACTGATTTCACGTCCTTCGCGAATCGTCTTTTCGAACAGGTCGAACGCCATGTGGATGTGCATGCCTGCCTTCTCGTAGAGCCGCAGGGCGCCGGTCAGGTTCTCCGCATCCACACCCAAGCCGACCTTTCGTTTTCCGCGCTTGTAAAATTCGCCAAAACTATGTTGCAGGAGCGCCAATCCAAGCCCATACTTGCGCCAGGGACGGCGAACGCCCAGGGTGTTCACCCATCCCAGATCCGCATCTTCATAGGCATTCGGGCGGCACAAACTGATACCGACGATCTGGTCGCCTTTCATGGCGAGAAACCATAGGGTCGGGTCAAAACCTGCTCCCGTAAAGAAATGCTTGAAGCGGGCAAAACCTTCTTCAAACGGTTCAGGGAGATGCCCAAAATGATCGCGGAACGATTCTTCGGCGGCTTCATAGACGGCTCGAATGTCGTTCTCGGGGTCGGCGGTGCGGATGGTGATCCCATCAGGCAAGAGCGGAGAGGGAGGCGCTTCTTCCAGATTGATCCGCATCTGATAAGAACTGCGGATCTGGCGAAAGCCCCTGTCATCGAACAATTTCTTCGATTCCACCGCGGGACGGTATATACCCAAGCGGGGGGCAAAGCGCACATCGGAGGGCAGCTCTTCAAGGACGCGGCAGGCGTGGGATTCCGCCCATTCCAATAACCACGTGCCGATTCCCAATCCGCTAAAACCGGGATGGACACGTCCCCAGATCCACGGGTGGACGGGCGGCTTGGCGTTGGTCCACACTTCGATGTAACCGACCAGTTTTCCCTCCGGTGAGAAGACCAGGCGGGTATCACGCGCGGGGTCAAAACCCGGCGATCCCCATTCCGTGCGGATCGCGTCCGCATCGGTGATCTCGTCCTGTTGCACCACAGACCGCGACCATGTGTTGAACAGTTCCAGCGCAGACTCGATATCATTCGGATCTGCACCTCGGACAGTAAATCCTTCGGGCAATACAACTTGTTGGGTTTCGATCTTTTCTTTCATGACGTCCTCTTATTCTTCCAAACTTCGTCCGGGACGAAGTTCCTTTTCAAATGTGACGAATTCGCTCGCCACATGCATTCCGGCTCTTTCGTACAGACGGGTTGCTCCTGTGGAATTGGACGCGTCCACGCCGAGACCGATGGTCTTCATGCCGCGCTTGTAAAAATCGGCGAAGGAATGTTTGAGCAGAGTCAGCCCAAGTCCTTTTTTGCGCCACGGCTTGCGGACTCCCAGCGTGCCGACCCAGCCGATGCCCATGCGGTAGCGGTTCTGGGAGAAGCCAGCGATTTCGTCGCCATCCCAGGCGATCAGCCACAGGTTCGGGTCGAATTCGGGTCTCTCAAATTTACGGAACGACCACTCTTCAAAGGTGGAGCCGTGACTGCCCCAATGTTCGTTGAAGGCTTCGTTGTCCGCCTGCCAGACGAGGCGGCTGTGCGCTTCCTTGTCGAAGGGACGCAATTCGATTCCTTCGGGAAAAGGTGGAATGGTCGGCATTTCATCGAGCGTTATCTCCATCCGCCAGAAATAGCGGACGGTGGCATAGCCCGTTTCCTTGTGTAGAGAAATTGCCGGTTCATCCTTGCCGTCCATCGTGCTGCGGATGTACACCCGCAGATCGGGCGCGGCGAGTTTCATCTCTTCGAGCGCGCGTGCCTCGGCACGTTCCATCAGGGCGCGGTCGATGCCCATTCCTTTGAAGTCGGGATGAACATATCCATCAATGGTCAAATGGGCATGGTTCTTGACATTATAGAAATCCTGAAAACCGACCACACGTCCAGCCTGTGTTTCTACGAGGAAAGCGTCGGTTTCAGGATTGAAGCCTTCCGTATGCCACTCGTGCTCAAGTTCTTCGGGCGTCACAGCGACAGTGATGTCACCATCCGCTTCGGTGACTTCGTAGATGAGCTTTGCCACAGCGTGGAGATCCGCCCAGGTGACAGGACGCAGGTTCAAGTTTGAGTTAAGAAGCGTTTCCTTTGTCATTGTTCAATTCCATCCATTCTTCCAATAAAATTCCCATGTAAAACATATCCCAGCGTTTGCCATCCTTGAGCAATGCACTGCGGCGGCGGCCCTCAATGCGGAATCCGCACTTTTCATAGGAACGGATCGCGCGCGGGTTGTACTCAAAAACAGAAAGCGAAACACGGTGCAAATTGAGTTCAGCGAAGGCATAGCGCAGGATCAGCTGCATCGCGTCCGTACCGTAGCCCCTGCCCCAGTCCGCGCGGTCTCCGATGCCTATGCCCACAAAAGCATCGCGCGAAGCCCAGCTTGTTATGTCAAGGTCGGTCTCGCCGAGCAGACGGTCATCCTCCAGCGCGCGGATGTTGAAATAAAAATGGGAGGGCGGCTGATCTCTCAATTCCTTTTCGTAATACTCGATACTTGCCCGCGCGGACTGCATTCGGGCTGGAGTCGAACCGAACAAGCGCATCATTTCCGTATCGCGGCTCCAGCCGACGTAGTGCCTGCCGAGTTCTTCCGGGTCGGCGGCAGAAAGCCGCACCAATTTGCCGCAGAAAATATCGTTCATTTTGCACCCTGTGCGATGAGCCATTCTTCACGCAGCAAGCCCATGTACAGGTCATCGTAACGGACGCCGTCGCGCAGACCTTCGCCGCGCACGCGTCCCTCCAACGTAAAACCGATTTTCAGGTAACTCTTCAGCGCGCGCTCGTTATACGAATGCAAACCAAGCGTAATACGCCGCAGATTGAGTTCAGCAAATCCGTACTGCACGATCAGGCGCATGGCATCCGTGCCATAGCCCCTGCCCCAATACTCGCGCTCGCCGATAAAAATGCCAAGCCAGGCGTCGCTGTGAGTCCACGAGTGCACCCACAGCGACGTGGTTCCGATCAATTTGTCGGCCTCCAGCGTGCGGATCGCAAAGCGAAAACTATTTTCCTGTCTGTCGTCGTTCTTCTCGACAAACTCCTTGAGTTTTTTCTGTGACCACAACTGCGCCGGAGCACTGTCGCCGAGGCGGTGCGCCTCCGTATCCCGATCCCATTTGAGATGGAATTTCGCCATGGTCTCGGGCGTTTCGGATGCCAGACAGACGAGGGTTCCGCGATAGATGTCTTTCATCGCCTCCCCCTACGCCGATGTCTGGTCGCGCCATTCGGCATTCAACAAGCCGAAGCCGAGGATGTCCCAAAATTCTCCGTCACGGTGCAGGGCTTTCCGACGGCGCACCTCCTCCACAAAACCGAACTTCTGGAAGAGACGGATCGCGCCTTCGTTGTAGGCGGGCACCACCGCTGTGACGCGGTACAGGTTCAATTCGCCGAACGCATAGCGCAGGAGCATGGACAAGGCTTGCGAGCCATATCCCTTGCGGCGGGAATCGGCTTCGCCGATCCCGAAGCGGATGAAGCCGTTGCCGTTCGCCCAGTCGATCCACTCGATCAGCGCCTTGCCGATCAAACGGTCATCTTCGCGGGCGCGGATGGTGAAATAGAACAGGTTCTTGTCCTCTTCCATTTCCTTTTCGATGGCTTCGTATTGCTTCTTCACCATCGCCGCCGAAAGCGGACGGATGGGCTTGAGTTCCATCAGGCGCATATACTCCGCATCATGCGTCCATTTGGATTCGATTTCAGGATGCGTTTCATGGTCAATGGGACCGAAACGGATATCCGTCGCTTCGAATAACTGATTTTGTATCTCCAACATGATTTCCTCTTCGTTACTAAAAACAAAACTGCCACAGGACTCTCCCGCGGCAGTTTCCACCTTAAACAAAACGACCACGGGGCTTGGCGCGCCGTGGTCGCGAGACAACAAAAAAGACTTGCCTAACGACGAACAGGCGCACTACGGCTATCGACACCAGCAATGCCGGTGAGAGAAAGGGTGATGTAAAACTTGGTCATAAACATTGGGCGTGCGCCTCCTTTCAGAAATTTTGCTCTTTTCAAGCACGATGAGTTTATCACACCCTCCGTGACGGCGTCAAGTACGTTTTAAAAAGATAGTACCAAAGGGTGACACCCATCTTTTGCATTTCCAACCACATGGTAGTAAAACATAGAGAAGAAGGACACGATGATCGACTGGAACACATCCCCGAACCTCAATGCAAGGCACACTGTCCTGATCGTTTCACAAGATGCAGAAATGACAAGCGTCTGGAAAACGCTCTTCGAGCAGAGAAACTGCCGCGTGATGATCGAACACACTCCGCAAGCCGCTGTCCAAACCGCGCGGCTGCTCTCCCCCGCTCTGACCATCCTCGAGCTTGACCTTTCACAGAACGAACGCATAGAACTCTGCAGGGAACTGCGCGCTGCCTCCAACGGCACGATCCTGCTGCTTGCTCCGCGCGCCAACGAACTGGAAATTTCCCTCTACCATCAAGCTGGCGCGGATGAGTATATCCCCACGCCGATCAGCCCGATGGCGCTGTTGATCAAATCCATGGCGTGGCTGGCAAGGCAGGAATGGCTTGTGCCGCGAAAACTCACCACAAACATGTATGTATAAAAAAAAATGACGGGCGATGCGCCCGTCATTTTTTTATGGACCGATCGGCAAAATCCTGCCTGCCAGTAACGCTTCGAGCGTATCCTGCACGAGGCGGATCCTTCCTTCGGTGAGAATGCCCGGGTCCACATCTGCAAGCCCGAGCGGAGATTGAACGTTCTGTCCGCCTTGCCCGGCGATGAGTTGGGGCCAGGATATCTGGATCGCTTTGACCGTGTCGGGGCTGACCGTCATCACCCAGCCGCCGGGACGAGTTTCAGGCATGGATGTCCCGATCAGATATACGCCCTGCGACCCAACATATGAGAGGAAATCCGGGCTGGCAAGCGAGGGATAGATATACAGGGCATCCACATTGCGGTCGTTGATAAGCACGTTGGCGTAACCGCCATAACGCGCTGGGTCTTCATCCACGGGAATCTCAAGATAGGTTGGGTAGGTGTAATTCGAAAAATAAAGCGTGCGGCACACACCGCAGTAATACTTCATGCCGTTCTGAAAGGCAAGGAAGGCGCGCTGACCGTCCGGGTCGCCCTGCGGAATGAGCATCCCGATGTGATATTCGTCAACGAGCATCGCCAGCGTATAACCGGCAAGAAAGGCGGGCAGGTCCACCTGCGTATTCGGGGCAAGCACGCTCATATTCCCGCC from Anaerolineales bacterium includes:
- a CDS encoding GNAT family protein; translation: MLEIQNQLFEATDIRFGPIDHETHPEIESKWTHDAEYMRLMELKPIRPLSAAMVKKQYEAIEKEMEEDKNLFYFTIRAREDDRLIGKALIEWIDWANGNGFIRFGIGEADSRRKGYGSQALSMLLRYAFGELNLYRVTAVVPAYNEGAIRLFQKFGFVEEVRRRKALHRDGEFWDILGFGLLNAEWRDQTSA
- a CDS encoding response regulator codes for the protein MIDWNTSPNLNARHTVLIVSQDAEMTSVWKTLFEQRNCRVMIEHTPQAAVQTARLLSPALTILELDLSQNERIELCRELRAASNGTILLLAPRANELEISLYHQAGADEYIPTPISPMALLIKSMAWLARQEWLVPRKLTTNMYV